TTTTGTATTTTTTTGCAGCTTATTACTTGATGGAGAACTTCTTGAACCGACCCGCAGTATAAAGCAAATAGGAACCAGAAGAATTTAAAGTTACATCAATTGAGCCTGCAACTGCATAGCCGCTATGAACAAGGCTTCCCTGCATATTGAAAATCGCATATTTTTCGCCATGAGGAACACCAGAAACATGCAAAGCCTTCCCCGAAACATCTATATGGATACTCCGATACACAATGGAGGGAATGTCTTGCTTTTGCATTGAACTTGAAGATTTCTCCGCACTGAATGACGACTTACCGACACTTGAAGAAGACTTCACAGAGCTGGATGAAGGTTTCGTTGAGCTAGACGACAATTTTTCAGAACTTGATGAAGTGCCAATGACACTAGCACTGGATTGATTTTGTGAACTGGACGAAATTATACCGCTGCTAGACAGCAACATTTCAGAGGAACTAGATTCTTCAAAAGAACTGGAACTGATCAAAATCTCGATTGAACTTGAAGAGACTTCAAATTCAGAAGAGCTTGAAAGCAACAGACTTTCTGACGAGCTGGACATTTCTTCTTCTGACGAGTTTGAAAGAACAGGTTCTTCCGAGGAGCTTGATTCTTCAGAAAAACAGGAACTGATCAATTCCTCGATTGAACTTGAAGAGACTTCAATTTCAGAAGAGCTTGAAAGCAACAGATTTTCTGACGAGCTGGACATTTCTTCTTCTGACGAACTTGAAAGAACAAGTTCTTCCGAGGAACTAGATTCCTGTTGTTCAGATGAACTAGATTCTTCAAAGGAACTGGATGAAACTTCTATTTCTAAAGAATCATAGACGGCGTAATATTTTGCATCAGCTTTCGCAGGCACAACAGCCTTATCCCACCCCTTGAACGAGTAAGAATACTTTTCTGTAGATTCTCGCAGCGGAGTCCCTTCATACACGTACGTCTTGCCATACTGAACACTCTGCGATTCGATCAACGTAGAATCCCAATTAAAGAACGAAATTTCATAAAAGACATTGCTCATATCCTTGAACTTTGCCGAGACAGTCTCGTTCTGCGTAAACACGCTAGAAGCACTTACTTGTGTACCACCACTCGTAAACCAGCCCTCAAATACATAATTTTCTGCAGCCGAAGGCGTTGCCGGGAACGCGACTTGCCCCTTGGCATTGGAATATTGAGTAGACAAAGTCGTGCTGCCATTCTTAAAAACAATTTTATTCGTCTTCTTATCGCTGAGCATTGCCACATAAGCATAGCCTCCATTGATAGTCCAGACTCCATTACTAGAAGTTTTGGTGCCGCAAAGCATATTCATGTCGTAAGCAAATGAACCCACTTTCATTTGTGCTGTCGTTCTTCCCTCAACCTTTTTTCCAATCGATCCGTTATTCTTGCCAACGGCACTTTTGTTTGCCAATACTGTTTTATCATAAATGACGCAATCCCCAACCGTTCCTGAATTTACGGCTACAGCACCACCTACATAATAATCGCCACTAACACTCCCTTTTACTTTACTTGTGCTTAAGGCATCCCAAAGTTTTGCACCGTTATTACTCATACCAACAAGACCACCGGCATAAGCATACCCGTAATCTGTAGTAGACCCCGTAGATCTCGCCGACGCTTGCCCGACAACTTCGCCGTGGTTGCTCACGTGCTTGATTTCACCATCGTTCGTTCCACTTATTCCCCCGGCGTACGATGCGGCCATCCCATCATTAGCGGTCATTTGTGCCCCAACCCAAGCGTAGTTGGCACTGTTCCAAATGAGCTTTTCATTGACTGCTGCAATGCCTCCTGCATATCCGTAAAGCATCGACAAGTTATTCGAGGTTACGCTTGCCTTCGCGCTAATAGAGGCTTTATTGAAACAGTAACGAATTTCGCCCTTGTTTTCACCAGTAATACCACCAGCATAAAGATACGCCGTTCCAGAACTTACCGTACTTGTCACCTTGACACTGTTGTTACCGACATTGTAAATTGTTCCGTAATTATGAGCCGCCACAGCCCCCGCATATTCTGAACTTGTAACAGAGCCCACATTTAGGCGCAAATTTTTCACTGAGCCACTGCTACCGATATATCCAAACAAACCGACATTCGAACCACTCGCCTTAAGACCGTAGACGACCTTTCCGTTACCCTCGAAAATGCCATTGAACGGTTTGCTGCTTGAACCAATCGGAGTCCAGTTGGTACCACAGGTTTTCGTTTCATCGGCTCCCATGACAATATTCGCCGAAAGCACCGCATTTATCGTATTTTTTCCGCCATTCACCGTTGCGGCAAACCAAGCCAAATGATTCGGAGTGGAAATCGAGTAGTAGCTCTTGCCATTGATTGTAGTCGTTCCAGGCTGAATCTTGCCACC
This is a stretch of genomic DNA from Fibrobacter sp. UWB4. It encodes these proteins:
- a CDS encoding InlB B-repeat-containing protein, coding for MKIKSLVFLLIFSLFNQAFAAWTGGKIQPGTTTINGKSYYSISTPNHLAWFAATVNGGKNTINAVLSANIVMGADETKTCGTNWTPIGSSSKPFNGIFEGNGKVVYGLKASGSNVGLFGYIGSSGSVKNLRLNVGSVTSSEYAGAVAAHNYGTIYNVGNNSVKVTSTVSSGTAYLYAGGITGENKGEIRYCFNKASISAKASVTSNNLSMLYGYAGGIAAVNEKLIWNSANYAWVGAQMTANDGMAASYAGGISGTNDGEIKHVSNHGEVVGQASARSTGSTTDYGYAYAGGLVGMSNNGAKLWDALSTSKVKGSVSGDYYVGGAVAVNSGTVGDCVIYDKTVLANKSAVGKNNGSIGKKVEGRTTAQMKVGSFAYDMNMLCGTKTSSNGVWTINGGYAYVAMLSDKKTNKIVFKNGSTTLSTQYSNAKGQVAFPATPSAAENYVFEGWFTSGGTQVSASSVFTQNETVSAKFKDMSNVFYEISFFNWDSTLIESQSVQYGKTYVYEGTPLRESTEKYSYSFKGWDKAVVPAKADAKYYAVYDSLEIEVSSSSFEESSSSEQQESSSSEELVLSSSSEEEMSSSSENLLLSSSSEIEVSSSSIEELISSCFSEESSSSEEPVLSNSSEEEMSSSSESLLLSSSSEFEVSSSSIEILISSSSFEESSSSEMLLSSSGIISSSSQNQSSASVIGTSSSSEKLSSSSTKPSSSSVKSSSSVGKSSFSAEKSSSSMQKQDIPSIVYRSIHIDVSGKALHVSGVPHGEKYAIFNMQGSLVHSGYAVAGSIDVTLNSSGSYLLYTAGRFKKFSIK